A region of Lycium barbarum isolate Lr01 chromosome 3, ASM1917538v2, whole genome shotgun sequence DNA encodes the following proteins:
- the LOC132632890 gene encoding uncharacterized protein LOC132632890: MASPARGEVLTLFRSFLRTARQFPDYNIREYTKRRTIDGFRHNKDLTDPSAAFSDGRAQLEIAKRQAVVYSLYAPKVKSVMELNQ, encoded by the coding sequence ATGGCATCGCCGGCGCGTGGGGAAGTGCTTACTCTATTCCGGTCATTCCTACGAACGGCGCGTCAGTTCCCGGATTACAACATAAGGGAATACACTAAGCGCAGAACAATCGATGGGTTTCGCCACAACAAAGACCTAACGGATCCTTCTGCTGCTTTCTCCGATGGTAGGGCCCAGCTGGAGATTGCGAAGAGACAGGCTGTAGTTTACTCTCTCTACGCGCCCAAAGTGAAGAGCGTTATGGAATTGAACCAGTAA